The sequence AGATACAGCACTTATAGACATATTGTCCTACACTCcacacatttttctttttaaataatgaatatatttaattacAAACAATGGTCATCTGAAAGTGTGATATGCAACGCCTAATATGTAATTTTTACATATCCAAATTTGAAAAGCATCTTTGAAtctttctcattcttttttttttttttttttttttttttgctaatacttatttttatcaaatttcatCCTGCTAGTTTTTTCTGTTTTGTTGCAGATGGGATACTGGGAGGATCCTACTAACATGGCCAATAGCGGTATGCCCTCAACAAACCCCTACGGGAACTACACCGTAGTTGACACGGTGCCCCATAACCTCCTCTATATGGTTGATACCCACTGGTACCAGTTTCCTCCTATGAACCCTCTTTGGTATAATCTGATCGCATTTTGGATGGTCGTCATGGGCTCCCTTGCTATTGGGGGTAACTTCGTTGTCATCTGGGTCTTCATGAACACCAAGTCTCTCCGAACTCCTGCTAATATGTACGTCGTGAATTTGGCTTTTTCCGACTTTGGAATGATGCTTACCATGTGCCCACCAATTCTAGTCAACTGCTATTACCAGACGTGGGCTTTCAGCGATGTCGCCTGCCACATATATGGAATGTTGGGTTCTGTCTTCGGAACTGCATCTATTTGGTCGATGGTCTTTATCACTTTGGATCGTTACAATGTCATCGTGAAGGGTCTTTCAGGACAGCCATTGACTGCCAATGGTGCTTTACTGCGAATTTTCATTGTATGGGCACAAACATTATTTTGGGGTGTTCTTCCTCTCTTTGGCTTTTGCAGGTATGTTCCTGAAGGCAACATGACTGCCTGCGGTACTGATTACCTCTCTGA comes from Palaemon carinicauda isolate YSFRI2023 chromosome 3, ASM3689809v2, whole genome shotgun sequence and encodes:
- the LOC137637823 gene encoding rhodopsin-like; the encoded protein is MGYWEDPTNMANSGMPSTNPYGNYTVVDTVPHNLLYMVDTHWYQFPPMNPLWYNLIAFWMVVMGSLAIGGNFVVIWVFMNTKSLRTPANMYVVNLAFSDFGMMLTMCPPILVNCYYQTWAFSDVACHIYGMLGSVFGTASIWSMVFITLDRYNVIVKGLSGQPLTANGALLRIFIVWAQTLFWGVLPLFGFCRYVPEGNMTACGTDYLSEEIYSQVYLYLYAADCYILPLFFIIFSYTFIMKAVFNHEKQMREQAKKMGVKSLRNDPEAKKTSNECRLAKVALTTVSLWFIAWTPYFVINMAGLLYKPMVTPLFSIWGSVFAKANAVYNPIVYAISHPKYRAAMEKKIPCLSCATERDEDASNASDATTVASTNEKE